One Periophthalmus magnuspinnatus isolate fPerMag1 chromosome 4, fPerMag1.2.pri, whole genome shotgun sequence genomic window, tgACAAATGTTACCAATAACAGGAATCAGAAACACATAAAGAGGCTATTtaaatgtttcattttaaaatgtttcattttcCCTATGAATAGGCTATGTTTgtgtggttttgtttcattgaagGTTTTTCATTTTAAGGTAGCTCTTTTTAAAATCATCTGTTTAAAAACAATCAGATAAATAAGCTCTCCGGTGCAAAAGAAACATAATATACATATACTGCAGATACAGACACATATATTCTCTGTGCGGGTTTTGCCATTCAATCAGTCCTATTATGACAAGTCCCATACCTACAGTGAGGTCATCAAGTTCAGGCAGCACTGGCAGAGTCCAGCCTATTGGGTTGAGGAGAGCACTCAGCTGCCCCATGTTGGCCAGAGGTTCAACACGCACCACCTAGGACAATAACATCTTTACAGTTCAAATTAAGCTATATGTTTGCTGATGTAATGTAATATCAAAGGCTGTGTAATAATGTGGCAAATTCATTAATTTTGGCTTCCCGTTGTTgttaatttctatggcaacggtcctaatctTTATTATtcttaaactaaatatttagtcACTGTGGATGgatatttattacattgtgaGGACTAAAATCTGTGCACACACTCAATTTATGGGGACCTGCCACCTTTaggggacaaaaatcaggtcccaaTTATGTAAACCCTTTATAGATCAACAACACTGAAGTTAAAATATGGGTTAAATAGGTTATGAGTTTAAAttaaggttaggcaagtagCAATATGGTATAAGGTTAGGATCATTCTCAAGGAAATGCAtgaaagtcaatgtaatgtccccaaaaagcatggaaacccaactaGTGTAtacctgtctgtgtgtgtccaccTCCAGGATGTCCATCATGTTGATCATgatgttcttatgtgttttcttgtattttccAACTCGCAAGGACACCGTGAGCCAGCCAGGCCGACCAGTACACATGAACTTTTTACCCCCATCTTTTCTCCACTCACGAACCTGAAAAGGTTAAGTTAGTTATTAGTGCAGTCACAAGCAAGCACATTACACATTCAACTTATGTATTTTGGTGCTATCCTTTGTGTACTTGTATTATCTGTATTTTGTTAGGAGTCATCAGaaacctctgtctctcctttatAATAATCTGTGTGCTTTGCAGGTTAAGTCTCTCTTTTTATGTAATAGAAAACCTTTAATATAAAAACTAGGCTGGTAGGGTGTAACTGAAGTAGCAGGATGCACTGAACATGTCTTGTGCAATAACATGAGCAGAGTCAATGCAGTAGGCTGCCATGAAACAGATCTGATCTCCAGCATTCCATCTCTGGTAATAACAAAGGGTCATACAGTAAATTAATAAAGATGTATTACCAAATGCCACAATAGACTGAACATGGATGCAATTCTAACAGCACAGCTCACACACGCAGGGACGTGCTCACCTGTCTCTGAATGTCTCGCACGCGCTGGTCGTGAAGTTTTGGTgcagaacacattttgaagatgaTCCACGCGCGCACATAGTAatacacatcaaatataacggagaggggcaggaggaataaacagacaaatatcCAGCGCTGGTGCACGATCACGTACTCTACACCTTTGACTTTGATCCACACTAGGAAAAGGACAACCAAACCACCTAAATACAAAAGCGAATCCATCTTTTGAGGAGACTGTAGTCCGAAGACCATCAAATTTTACGTAGCATTTGGTGGAGTAGGCTCTTGAACTCTGTATCGATTAGCACAGATGCCGTGGGCTGCTATAGGTGCGCTGTGCCCTGTAGTGAGCTCGTCCCGCCTTACTGCAGAGGGATTGGCTCTTGTTAGCAGATAGACGGGCACATGAGTCTGTCCAGTGCGCCCATAGGCCCACAGTGCGGCTGTCTACACTTCTGGAGCAATAGTGTCAATGAACTTGAACCAATAAGGAAGCAGTAACATAGTCACACCACGCATCTGGGCTACAGCATGTAGCCGAAGTTCGTGGTGGTACAACATCAGAGTAGTGTTGCTATAAACACGAAATTCATTTTTCCGAATCATGTTTAGGAAATTACAACAAAGATTGACTACTTGCTTGTtgcaaaagttttttttgtttttttttaaacataagaaAACTGCAAAATAACCATATTCTCTCTTGAGTACCAGGGTCAGGGGCACGAAAAGTAGCCCATGCAGAACTCGGGGACATTTGTTTCCGTGCGTAACAATGTTACCCATAGTTAAATTGAACGTGGTGTTACTATTATCATCAATTTTTCTCAGTATTACCCTCACAGAGCCAACTTGAAACTTTGACATACAAACTGGTTTTGGTACCCTCTTTTGACACGGGTGCGTTTTACACTGAATAAAGTAATGGTACAATTCTGTATTTACTTTATCTTATGTCACTTTTCATGTTCAACTTGAATCTCTCACGCACGAGCGTGCACACGCGCAGGGCTAAAGTGGTCCCCTTCAGACACATTAGACAGAGGGAGGGTGGGGCGCCAGTAAAGATTTCTTAATGTGCTCTCCGTCCTCCCGTCCATCTGCTGATGATAAACACTCAGCTATCCGCCTGGCTACTCCCTTTGCCGCGGTCTATTATCAATACTTTGACTTATTGGCAACGGGAACTACAAAATGGGTCTTTGGATTATATCGACAGTTTTATGCAAATACAACACTTCTGACTACAAACAATTTAGGAATATTATTCTCTAACTGGATTTCTGCAACTTTGGAGCGGTGTGTCATTACGCATGGATACGGTTCTCAATGGGACACTCCTAGGCTTCTAAAACCCTTCTCCTCCGGTAAGATGCCCTCTTTGCACCACGGAGCGATCGTTATCGGAGCGCTCCTGATCGTGACCGGGGGCTCCACCGCCTTTCTGACCTCATACCAGAGCCGGTTGCAGgccttctctctctgctgtgtGGTGCTTGGGGTCGTCATGCTCATCCTGGGACTCTTCTGGGCCATGAACAGTAAGACGACCACGAATTACAACCATCAAGAGTTTGACCCGGAGTGCCCTCACTATCCGTACAACGACTACCCCAACTTCAGCAACCACGCGCTCTTCTCTCCCCCGGGCCGCCGCTTTGTAGAGTCACAGTCAACCTTTCTGCCAAGGTGAGCTCTTATTGTAgccctttacttttacttattatACCCTACTTATCTTACTTAATAGACAGGATTAAAGCAGTAAaggttttattgtattttttattgtctttctgaGTTATTTGTCATATAGGtgcacattataaataaaataacctgTTTGGTGGGAAGTtagtcaaataaaatataagtggATGTCATCTCGTTTTACATAGACACTGTTCACGTTTGGACTGATAATATCATGCATCCATTTGGCTAAATGTAAGTTATTCCTACCAAGTCCTATCTAAATTATGTATGTGAATGGTCATAGGTGATTTACTGAGGCAGACTACAAGAGCATAATCCTGTACAATCTGTGTGCATTATGAATCCAGATCCTGTGTCTACAATTGAAACCCGACTCTGGTGCTATCAGATCTCTAAAACCACAGACACAAATCAATGTATGTTTGGATGAAATAGTActtacaataaaatgtgattgtattttgaacaggaacaTGGATCGTCACAGATGTGGTGCTCACAGGGAGGATTTCGACTACCCTCCGATGGAGCAGGGTGGCTTCAGTCCCACCCCCAACCCCCCGCCTTGGCTGGGACCCCCACCTCCATATGAAGTGGCTATAAAGACCACATGTAGCTCCACTCACCTGCGCAGGGCATACTCCGACACACAGCTGGCCTCAGAACCACTGTTTGGACAATCCAGGGAGATCAGCTTTGAGGTGTAAAGTTTCACACTGGACCCAAAAAAGAACAAACTGAAAAGGAGACATATACTTTTAAAAGCATGCAAGATGTGATGGAGATACAGGCATGCTCTTGTGCAAAGTGGCCTATaagaaacagaataaaaaagacaattgAGTTACAAAAGTCTGGACATAATGAGACAAAGTGCACTAAGAGGTCCATTAAAGTTTTTCTAACTTGACGTAGGTTTTCTTCAAATGTGTTGTCttctgtcccactccccctgtggagtgtaactctttcagatgcccttATGACAACTggaccctctccttctccccgcctggccctcctccgcccccctccctcctccttgcctggccgatttttcttgttttgtctgattttcctgttgtttgattttcctgtttgtttttgtgtgtaggcagcacggtggctgagtggcaacactcatgcctcacagcaagaaggtttggttcgatccccgggtcccccaggcctttctgtgtggagttttgcatgtttctccccatgtccTCCGGGTattccggtttcccccatcaaccaaaacatgaacacccttcaagacaactgttgttgtgattttgggcgttacaaaaataaaatgaattgaattgaaaaaagcACAATGGTATCtaacattaaacaaaaaaagccTGTAACAAACTGTTAACTTTCATCAGTCATTATTGTTCTTAGATAGGGATCCACTGATCCAATACTGGTATTGGATATTGGTGCAGATACTGAAAACAATGCTGGGTCAAATATCAGCTAccaaatatcagttcagtcGATATGCTGGTTGAACATATAAATCAATGTAAAACTATTTACTGGTCGTagtggcccagaaagtctcataatgtttgaatttgtatttatacaaagttgttcagcAGTTATTTGTGGGATAAATAGCAGCTGCATgacacatttagatcagttttgtcttattttatttttgtctgaaggaaaaaaatgcagtttttagtCACTGTACTGGTATCGGCTGATATGGAGTATCGGTGGATACTTAAATCCATAGTATCGGAAACAATATCAGAATTGTATATGGTCGGTGCATTAGTAACGGAACAttcatttatcacatttattgCACATATGAAGTCTTTTGAGACTTtccattatatttaaaaataaagggGCTATGATTATTGGTTACAATTCCAGCCAATCACTACCAAGCTTGTTGTTGAATCTCTTTTTGTATTATGCTGTTTTTGCACTATACAAACTTTGTACTACAGTTTAAAATCTTGTTATTAGGTACTGCAACTTTTTCCATAGTccacaaacatgcatgagtgCATTGTTGACCCTTAGCAATAGTAGGGGTGCCCAGTGAGTgaatttaaatgtgtgtctcAATAGGAACTAAACAACAGAAGACCCATAGGTTGGTCTGGATGCAAATCCCTATGAGAATCTGCTAAAAGCATGAATGAAAATGcatgaaacacaaatgaaaaataaagcagctgcatttatgtgttaaaatataatataatgcagaTTTGGCCTCAGTTTAAAACAGGTCCTCCTTACTATGAGAAAATTGCACACATCTTTAGAGAAAAGGACGGATGACTCATCTGACCAAATGATTTTTCCACTGTTCGTCAGAGCAGCATAAGTTGTGTAAAATTTAGCACTCTTTCAAAGCACACAAGCACActtacacatatttttatatctgaGAATAAATCAGTTCGGAACACAACAAGAGTGTCTAGCTTTAGAGGGAGCATGTGCATTACGGTTACCTCTGACTTTCCGATGAAGGATATTGATTTTGTGATAAAAAGGAGTCCCTGCTCTGCCTTTGGGACCTCTGTAACAGGACGCCCCAGCTCAGAGGATCACCACTGAAGCCCTATTCAAAGGTGAGATGGCACTCTGGCAAATTTCTGCTGCTCTACAGATTTAGACACAAATACAGAATGATTATGCATGCTTATAGGTCCTCATTAGATCTAAACCATAACCTCTTTAAATGGACATACTTGTCATTAATAAATAATAGATTTGGACTCCCATATGCCTTTGATTCAAGATATCTTCTTTGATTTCAACTATTCCCTCTGAGATGTATAGAGTGCCCATTAGAACACAAATTTAATTGTCTCTATTTTATTAAATGTAGCCTACTTTGGTTATTCTCTCGCCATTGTTAGATAACGATTACACTTATATCTTACATGTACTGgacttttatgtgtattttaaagtaactgttAGAGAAGAAAATAAGTTGATGGCTCATTAATTTGCAtataaatattatgtttttaggtTGCCTTTCTTGCCTAGTTATTATTTTCACTTAAAGATTCCTCATTCCTGACTATATCTAATTAATGTGGATTTGGGATCTCTGCTTTGAACTAATGCCTTTTCTAAAACCAAGCTCCGTGCTGCTCCAGAGGAAACCCAGAACTTCCTTTTGTAAACAGTTTAGCCCTATTTTGACAACAGACCGTAGAATGACCAATTTGAGTCCTCCTCCCTGCCCTGTCTGTCCTCCATTTAAATCCCCCCTCGCCAAATTCACTTCCTCACTCCTCGCGCGCACAACTGCCACCTCTGCACCACCGCTGTTGCCATTCCTGCTGTGGACAACCCCAGTCTATCCCCAACCCACCGCGAGAAAGCACTCTGCTCATTTACACCGCTCTAACAGCTCCACCACCGGATATAGGTTATGCGCAGAGCGAAAACGCAGCAACAGGAGACAAGACAACGACAATGAGGCGAGGAATATTGGCACCGTTGACTCGGTGTGGACACGCACGGACTTGGTTGATGTTTTGGCAAGCGTTTTATGCGGTAAAAAGAAGGAAGTAGCCCGCAGAGTTATCAGAAGGGGGAGATATGGTTAGGACGGCAAACGGGATGTCGGTCCACGCATCCTAAGGTAACTCAGGGGTAGTATATCATTGTGATGCGAGGTTCAGACAGTTTCAGCCTTATTGTCGCGTTGGCGGTGTTTATTCCTGTCTTGTAGAGTGGCTGCTGTTGAAAGAGAGCTTGTCCAAAAGGCGTAGAGCTCCTAAAATGCCTATACCCCAGGGCGCGCTCCTTTGCCTCGGGCTGGT contains:
- the si:dkeyp-51f12.2 gene encoding uncharacterized protein si:dkeyp-51f12.2, coding for MCSPSSRPSADDKHSAIRLATPFAAVYYQYFDLLATGTTKWVFGLYRQFYANTTLLTTNNLGILFSNWISATLERCVITHGYGSQWDTPRLLKPFSSGKMPSLHHGAIVIGALLIVTGGSTAFLTSYQSRLQAFSLCCVVLGVVMLILGLFWAMNSKTTTNYNHQEFDPECPHYPYNDYPNFSNHALFSPPGRRFVESQSTFLPRNMDRHRCGAHREDFDYPPMEQGGFSPTPNPPPWLGPPPPYEVAIKTTCSSTHLRRAYSDTQLASEPLFGQSREISFEV